The Paenibacillus mucilaginosus 3016 genome includes the window TCGGCCTTAAGCTCGTCAGACGGCGTGTAGCCTTCGCGCAGGGCGATGAACGCTTTGATGATCTCGCCGCGCATCGGATCGGGCTTCCCGATGACACCGGCTTCGGCTACGGCCGGGTGCTCAACGAGCTTGCTCTCGACCTCGAACGGGCCTACGCGCTCGCCCGCGGTGTTGATGACGTCATCGATCCGTCCCTGGAACCAGAAATAGCCGTCTTCGTCCATATAAGCGGAGTCGCCCGAAATGTACCAGCCCTGAATCCGGAAGTACTCTTCGTACTTCGCCGGGTTCTTCCAGATCTTGCGCATCATGGACGGCCAAGGCGTCTTGATCGCCAGGTTGCCCATGCGGTACGGCGGGAGCACGTTGCCCGAATCGTCGATGATGGCCGCCTCGATACCCGGCAGCGGCTTACCCATCGAGCCGGGACGGATCGCCATGCACGGGTAGTTGCAGATGAGCTGGCCGCCGGTCTCCGTCATCCACCACGTATCGTGGATACGCTGGTTGTAGACCTTGAGCCCCCACCGGACAACTTCCGGATTGAGCGGCTCGCCTACGCTCAGCACGTGGCGGAGCGATCCCAGGTTGAACTGCTTCACGGCATCGTCGCCGGCGCCCATCAGCATCCGGAAGGCCGTCGGTGCGCTGTACCATACGGTTACGCCATAGCGCTCAATCGTCCGGTACCAGTCCTGCGGGGAAAAGCGGCCCCCCCGGATGACGTTCGTCGCCCCGTTCAGCCAAGGAGCGAAGATGCCGTACGATGTCCCCGTCACCCAGCCCGGGTCCGCCGTACACCAATACACGTCGTCTTCCTGCAGATCCAGCACGACACGGCCCGTATAGTAGTGCTGCAGCATCGCGTTATGCACATGGAAGACACCCTTCGGCTTGCCTGTCGAGCCCGACGTATAGTGGATGAGCAGGCCGTCCTCCCGGTCCAGCCATTCCAGCTCCAGCTCGTCGGAAGCACTCTCCATTTCCTTGCGGAAATCGACTTGGCCGGCCTCGAGCGTCAGGTCTTCGCCAACCAGGATCACATGCTTCAGATGAGGCAGCTGATCCACAGGGACACGGGACAGCTGCGACGGGGTCGTGACAATCGCGACCGCTTCGCTGTCCTCCAGCCGGTCGCGCACGGCCGTTTCCATGAACGCCTCGAACAGCGGACCGACCACCGCTCCGACTTTGATCGCCCCGAGCAGCGCAAAATAAAGCTCCGGCGTCCGGGGCATGAAGATGAAGACCCGGTCCCCTTTGCCGACACCCAGTCCCTTGAGCACGTTGCCGAATCGGTTCGACTGCTGCTTCATCTCGAGATATGTATATTGTTCATCGCGGCGGTCATCACTGTAGTACAGGGCGACTTTGTCCCGGCGGGACGATTCGGCATGCCGGTCGATCGCCTCGTAGGCCGCGTTCAGCTTTCCGGTCTGCGACCAGGAGAATGTCGCCTCTACGTCTTCCCAGCGGAAGCCCGCGCGTTCCTCTTCATAGTTCTTCATGTTGGATTGTGCCGTTACAGGTGCAATGCTTTCCACATTCGTCTGATCCATGCCGCAGCCCTCCATAACCATTCCATTTGTTTTTGAAACGCTTTCATTTCCACCACCCTTATTATACCATAAGCCTTTTTATTCGACTATTTTTTTGTTATGCTGGAAGGGTCAGTTCTGGAAGGGGGAAACGTTCTACCGGATGAATCACATCAAAATTTATCAGCAATCTTCGGTCCCATATCAGAACACGGAGCTGGTTCTCGAAGGTCCCGTACCTCCCGAGCAGCTGCGCAGGTATACGATGCACCCTGACCTTGATGCCTTCCGCAGGCCCAAGGAGCAGTTTGAAGCGCTGGTGGAGATCGCCGGCCTGCCTGAGGGGCGGATTATTCTCGCCCGGCATGAAGAAGTCATCGTCGGCTATGTTACCTTCCACTATCCTGATGAACTGGAACGCTGGTCCGAAGGCGGCATGCTGGATCTCATCGAGCTCGGCGCCATTGAAGTGGCCAATGCGTACCGGGGACTTGGGCTTGGTAAGAAGCTGATCCGCCTCGCGTTCGAAGACGGGCAGCTGGAGAATGTCATCACCTTTACGACCGAATACTATTGGCACTGGGATCTGGAGTCCAGCGGCCTGACCGTCTGGCAGTACCGCGACATGATGGAGAAGCTGATGAAGAGCGTCGATATGGTCTGGTTCGCCACGGATGACCCGGAGATCTGCTCCCACCCCGCCAACTGCCTGATGGTCCGTATCGGCAAAAACGTACCGCTGTCCTCCGTCGAGCTGTTCGACAGAGTCCGATTCCGGCAGCGGTTCATGTATTGATGGGGGCGCAGGAAGCCATGGAGCGACAAGCTTTGTTTATTTTTGACGAGAATGAAACCGCATACCGGTTCAGTGACGAGCATCCGTTCAACCAAAAGCGCCTGCTGCTGACCGTAGACCTGCTGCGCAGGGCCGGCGCCCTGCCGGCCTCCTGTCTAGAGCCGCCGATGCCGGTCGATCCCGAGAAGCTGTGCACCGTGCATGCCAAGGAGTACGTGGAAGCGGTAATCGCCCTGAGCCATCCGATGCCCGATGAAGCTTGGATGCGGCGGGCGGCCACCTACGGGCTGGACACCGAAGATACGCCTTTCTTCCATGGGATGCATGAGGCGACCTCGACGGTTGTCGGCGGTTCCGTCCAGGCGGTGGATGCCGTCATGACCGGCCGCACCCCGCATGCGCTCCATTTGGGCGGCGGCCTACATCATGCGCTGTCCGGCAAGGGAGCGGGCTTTTGCGTGTACAATGACGCATCCGTCGCGATCGAGCATGCCAAGTGCGAATACGGGGCGAGAGTCCTCTATATCGACACGGATGTGCATCACGGAGACGGGGTGCAGTGGAGCTTCTATACGGACCCTGATGTCTGTACGTTCTCGATCCACGAAACCGGCAAATACCTCTATCCGGGCACAGGAGCCGTTCAGGAACGCGGTGAGGACAGCGGCTTCGGGACGACGGTCAATGTGCCTGTGGAGCCTTATACGGAGGATGAATCGTGGCTGGAATGCTTCGGGGACGTGCTCGTGAAGGTCATCGACCAGTTCAAGCCGGACCTGATCGTATCCCAGCACGGCTGTGACGCCCATGCTTTCGATCCCCTCGCCCATGTACACTGCTCCATGGAGATCTACCGCGCGATGCCGGCACTGATTCACCGGCTGGCCCATGAGTACTGTGAGGGGCGCTGGGTCGCCCTCGGCGGCGGAGGGTATGACATTTGGCGCGTTGTTCCACGGGCCTGGAGTCTGCTCTGGCTGGAGA containing:
- the acsA gene encoding acetate--CoA ligase; amino-acid sequence: MDQTNVESIAPVTAQSNMKNYEEERAGFRWEDVEATFSWSQTGKLNAAYEAIDRHAESSRRDKVALYYSDDRRDEQYTYLEMKQQSNRFGNVLKGLGVGKGDRVFIFMPRTPELYFALLGAIKVGAVVGPLFEAFMETAVRDRLEDSEAVAIVTTPSQLSRVPVDQLPHLKHVILVGEDLTLEAGQVDFRKEMESASDELELEWLDREDGLLIHYTSGSTGKPKGVFHVHNAMLQHYYTGRVVLDLQEDDVYWCTADPGWVTGTSYGIFAPWLNGATNVIRGGRFSPQDWYRTIERYGVTVWYSAPTAFRMLMGAGDDAVKQFNLGSLRHVLSVGEPLNPEVVRWGLKVYNQRIHDTWWMTETGGQLICNYPCMAIRPGSMGKPLPGIEAAIIDDSGNVLPPYRMGNLAIKTPWPSMMRKIWKNPAKYEEYFRIQGWYISGDSAYMDEDGYFWFQGRIDDVINTAGERVGPFEVESKLVEHPAVAEAGVIGKPDPMRGEIIKAFIALREGYTPSDELKADISRFVKEGLSAHAAPREIEFKDKLPKTRSGKIMRRVLKAWELNLPTGDLSTIED
- a CDS encoding GNAT family N-acetyltransferase, translating into MNHIKIYQQSSVPYQNTELVLEGPVPPEQLRRYTMHPDLDAFRRPKEQFEALVEIAGLPEGRIILARHEEVIVGYVTFHYPDELERWSEGGMLDLIELGAIEVANAYRGLGLGKKLIRLAFEDGQLENVITFTTEYYWHWDLESSGLTVWQYRDMMEKLMKSVDMVWFATDDPEICSHPANCLMVRIGKNVPLSSVELFDRVRFRQRFMY
- a CDS encoding acetoin utilization protein AcuC, whose translation is MGAQEAMERQALFIFDENETAYRFSDEHPFNQKRLLLTVDLLRRAGALPASCLEPPMPVDPEKLCTVHAKEYVEAVIALSHPMPDEAWMRRAATYGLDTEDTPFFHGMHEATSTVVGGSVQAVDAVMTGRTPHALHLGGGLHHALSGKGAGFCVYNDASVAIEHAKCEYGARVLYIDTDVHHGDGVQWSFYTDPDVCTFSIHETGKYLYPGTGAVQERGEDSGFGTTVNVPVEPYTEDESWLECFGDVLVKVIDQFKPDLIVSQHGCDAHAFDPLAHVHCSMEIYRAMPALIHRLAHEYCEGRWVALGGGGYDIWRVVPRAWSLLWLEMTDHPLRDALQADAGLPLPKDWVTAWQPFSEEPLPPTWLDPVHTWTPMPRRAEITAKNRQTKEIAMLYLK